GACCACATTATGGACACAGATTATTGCCCCCCACAAGATGTTTGCGCCCTCGCATCAGCGTACGCTGCCGTGCGGCTACCGTGCAACGCTAACTGTAGCGCCGAAGAAGCCGATTGTTTTTTTGGAAAAGTTACCAAACTTCGTTATTCGTCTTGTAGGTCTACCACCGTTTGGGTATTGCCAGATGCCGACATTTTTTGCATACGGACCGTGGTTGCCATACGGCACGACTACGGTGCCCTCGTAGATCCAGGATTGCAAAGCATTCCGACGAATGCCTTGCAGCGAGGTCGTTCCCACGACGGTTGCCATCGAACCAGAGATTTGCAGCTGCGAGATTTTATTGTTATTGCTTCTTCCTCCAGACTCGTAGGTAATGTGACTGCCGTCCCATTGGACCTGTCCGGCAACACCGACACTCTGACTTATTGACAGTTTCAAGAATGTTTGGCCGCCTTTGGGCAACTCTGCAAGTCCTGGAGCTTGTCCGTTGGAGCCGTCCACAAACAGATTTCCCGCATCGTCATAACCGCAATAGTTTGCCTCTAAGGTGGAGTTGTAGATGGCTGGTGCCCCTGAACTAGGCGTGAAGATGGCGACTTCTGTAATACCGAAGACTACGGCGAGGCTTCCGGTTGTCCGGTCCACAGAACAGCCTTCAGCGTTATCGCCCGGAAGGCTGAAGGTCGCGATGGGCGTTGTCCCAGCGTGCGCGAACTCGACCACTGCGGCGTTGTTCGAAATAAAAACGTTTCCAATTGCGTCCGAGCAAGCGGCACTGAAAACCCCGTGATAACCTTCTATGGTTCCTACGAGCTTGCCCTTGGGATAGGAAAGCACGCAGCTTCCGCCACAGCCTCCGACGACGTATATCAAGTCCTCCGCGCGTGCTTCGGGAAGCATCCAAGATCTGCTTTTTACCCCATGGCTCGTCAGCACTCTAGCGCGAAACCCAGCCCGCGGCTCCATGCCCTGCCCTTGTAAGCCGCTGCATGCCGATAACATTGAAATGACCGCCACAACAGGAATTGCGCGGCCGAACAGGAGTTTCACAGCGCAGCCCTCCTTGTTTGAAGCGAGTTCGACGACTGGAAACGCTTCCCCGCGCTCGGCAACCCTTGTCGGTGCCGACATAGGCTGTGCCGGCGCGCCCGGCCGCTCCCGGGGGCGCTCCGGCGCAACTTCTGCAATGACTTTCGGCCTCCGCGTTGTGCGCAGCGAGCTCGGCCGCACCTGCGCGGTGCTATGGCGGAGCGGTGGGGCGATCGAGAGGCCGCTCCGGCACGACTTCGGCAATGACTTTGGGCCGACGCGGTGCGCGCGGCGTTCGTAAGCCGTCGAATCCGGCAACGCGTCCGGTTGGCAAGATCAAGCTAATGGCGCCGAGCAATGCGAGGGTCGCATCGGCCGATCCCCAACCGCTCAAGGTCGCGACCGCGCCCCGGGCCGCCATATAGTTCAGCGGTAGCAGCACCCCGAAAAACGCGCCGAGGCGAGTAAACAGGCCGAGCACCAGCGATATTCCAACGAGGAGTTCGCCGAGTCGCACGAGCTCTGCGAAGATCGCTGCATTCGGCGCAACGACGCCGACCATGAAGTCGTGGTACGGTCCGCTCGTCGACGCGATGCCTTGCTGCACGTACGTGCTAAAGCGTCCGTTCGGTGGCAGAAAACTCGCGCCGTTCAGAAACTTGGGTATCGCATGAATGATCCAAACCGCTCCGGTAAGGATCCGCGCAATAGCAAGCCACCCGGCATAGGTTCGCGATGCCGGCAAGATCATGCGACGACTTCCTTTCGCGTTTGAATGAGGCGCGCAATCATGGAGGCGGCGTCCTCCGCCGCATGGGGACGGCCTAGTGTGGCTGCCGCGGCGAGCATGCGCTCACGTTCGCCGGGGTCGAGCAGAAGCGATTCGACCGTTCGCGTGAGCTCCGCGAAGCGGCGCGTCCGCACGGCGGCTCCGGTTTCGACGAGCACCCGAGCGTTGCGTTCTTCTTGCCCCGGCAATGGTTTGCAAATGACCAGCGGGATTTGCGCGACCAGCGCTTCGGCCGTCGTGAGTCCCCCGGGCTTGGTGATCAGCACGTCGGCGGCATGCATGTAATCGTAGACGTTCTCCACGAAGGGCAACACGCGCACGGGATAGTTGAGCGTTTCCGCCGTCTGCGCCAGCCGCGTTCCGATGCGCGCGTTTCTTCCGGCGATCACAACGGCGGCCAACGGCGCATCGACATCGCGCAGCGCCACCAATAGGCGCTCGATCGGCGCGATCCCCAAGCCGCCGCCCATCAGCAACGTTACGTGACGGTCGCGCGGAAGGTCGAGCCGTTCGCGCAGCGACGCACGGCTTTCTTGCGTCGGCACGAACTCACGCCGAACGGGGATGCCACTGGCAACGATGATCTCCGCGGCAACGCCGCGTGCCAGCATCGACTCGCGCACTTCTTCGCTCGCAACCACGTAGCGCTCGATATTCTCGTGTATCCAAAAGCCATGCGCTGCGAAATCCGTGATGACCGCGACCACCGGAGGTGCGTCGGCGAAGCGATTCTTGTACTCGGCCATTGCGCCGCACGGAAATGCGTGCGTGCAGACCACGACGTCCGGACGCTCGCGAACGATTAAAGACCGAAGGTTGCTCGCGGTGAACTGGTGCGCCCAGGTGCGAAAGCGTCCGACCTCGGTCGCGCGCTCGGCACGGTGATAAATATAGCGGTAAAGCTGCGGCGTCGTCTTGACCATCCGAATGTAGCCGTCTGCGACAATCCGCGAAACGACGAGCGCGGCGTACCGATATGAATCGACGACGGTCGTCGTCGCGTCCGGCTCGATGCGGTGAAGCTCGTCTGCCACCGCGTTGGCGGCCGACAAGTGACCCACCCCGACACTGGCAGAGAGAAAAAGTACGCGAATTATCCGATCTCCCCGTTGTGCCCGCTACGCTCCTCTTCTTCTTGCGCATAGGCAATGAAATCGTCGAGGATCTCCTGCGCCAGCTGCTCGTCCTCGAGCAAGTTGCCGTTCAGATCGGTAACAATGAAGTCATCGTCTTCCGCCTCGGATCGTTCGTGACGCAGCACGGCATAGGAGAGTTCGCTCTCCGGATCTTCGAGAATTCCGATGACTTCAAACGGCAATGTCGTGCCGTCCTCGGTCTCAATGGTCAGCGTCTCGCTCAGTTCCAGAGCGTGCGGCGCATCGCTCTCCGCGTTTGAAGTTGTCATCGAAAGCTTCCTTTCCGCCGTTACTGCAAGCAGCGCGCCACGTTGGCTTGGTGTTCCGCAAGCGTTTTCGCGAAGACGTGACGGCCGTTTCCGCAGTAGACGTAGTAGAGATCGTCGCCCTTCGACGGATCGAACGCAGCTTCCAGTGAAAGCCGCCCGGGATTGGCGATTGGCGTGGGCGGAAGCCCGGCGTGTTCGTACGTATTATACGGCGAATCGACTTTCAGATCGCCATACGTAAGTAGGCTCTTGTGCGCCGGCAGGGCGTATTCGATGGCCGCATCCACTTGAAGCGGCATTCCCAGCGCGAGCCGATTATAAATCACCTCGGCAATTCGCGGCCGATCGATTTCGCTCTTGGCTTCGCGCTCCACGAGCGACGCCACGATCACGGCTTGCGGCACGGTCAGGTGCAAAGCCCGAGCCGCTGAGGCCGCGCCCGCGGGCAGCTCCTTGAAGAACTCGGCGATCATCGGCGCCGAGGCCTGTTGCGGGGAGGCGCCAAGCGGCAGCAGGTAGGTGCTGGGAAAGAGAAACCCTTCGAGATTGCGTGTGGGGGTGCCGTCGACCACCAGCCGATGGTCCAAGAACTCCCGCAGGAACGCTTTCGCGGAACCGATGCCGCTGTTTTGCAGGCGTTCGGCAATTTGAGCCGCGGTAAACCCCTCGGGGATCGTCACCCAGGCGGCGACTTGGGCGCCGCCGGTGACCAGCGCGTGCAGCACCTCACTCTGCGTCAGATGCGGCGCGAATTCATACTCGCCGGCGCGAACGTCGGCTTCTTCTCCGCGCACGTGCGCGAGGATTCGAAATGTCGTGACGTTGCCGATGATCCCCGCGGCCGCGAGTTGTTGTTCCGCCTGGGTGAAGGTCAGGCCTCGATCGATGATCACTCGGCCGCCGGCGGTTGGATGCGAACGGTCGGCGTAAACGAGAAACCAAAGCCATCCCAAGCTCGCAACGATCAAGAGCACAAGCACGGCTGCGGCCAGCAAAGCTCGGCGCATCGACGCTATTCACCGGACTTTCTGCGGCGACGGAGCAGAAACGACTCTAGAATAAGCGCGGCGGCCATTCGGTCGACGATCTGACGCCGTTTGCCGCGGGAGACATCGGCGGCGATAAGGCTCTTCGTCGCCTGCGCAGTCGTTAGACGTTCGTCCACGCGGTGAATCACGCCAGTAAAAACGCCGCGCAAAGACTCGACGAACTCATCCATAGCTCGGGCCGCAATACCGCGTTCGCCCTGCAGCGTGATCGGATCGCCGACTACCAATTCCTTCACGTCGTATGACTCCAAGTATTCCTTGATTGCGGCAAGATCTTCACGGCGGTTGCGGCGCTCGATCGTCGCAACGGGCAGACCGAAACTGGCGCTTGGGTCGGCGACGGCAACGCCGATGCGCTTACTGCCGACGTCGAGTGCCATGAGCATCGCTATGCCTTCAGGCTCGCCAACTGCGCGAGCGCCCGCGGCCGTTTCCCGAGATGATGCGCGACCAGCTCGTCGATCGCGCTCGCGGCCGAAGGCGTTGATGCGATCGCGGCTCCGTCGCTCGCTTTGGGCCGCGCGAGCGCGCGAAGGTTGAGTACGTCGTCCTCTTGGAGCTCGGGAAGATTTTGCCAGCCTTCGCGACAGCCGGGGTCGATCAGGCCGCCGGCTTGAGCGTCGAGCCAAACCGCTCCCGAGGGCAATGCCTTCCCACAGCGCACGCACGTCGTCAGCGGGGGACTCAAACCGAGCATTTGCAGCAAACGAAGCGAGAAGCGCGGCAGCAGGCGGCGCGGGGAGGACGAGGCTGCGATCGCTCCGATAACGCCCGTCAGCAGCGCGTAGACGTCGGGCAGCGCGAGATCCGGTTCGCAGAAGGCGTCGATCAGTTCGGCGGCAACGGCCGCCACGCCGTACCGTTCCGGCTCGACTAGCCGCGTCCACGGCGTCGCGACGATGTCCGCCGACGCGATCACGTCGAGCGACCGGCCGCGATGCATCACGAACTGGCACTCGTTCAGAAACTCCACTCGTCCCGCGAGGTGACTGCGCGGACGGCGTACGCCCTTGGCAACCCCGTCGAGCTTTCCGCATTCGAGCGTAAATAACGTGAGGATGCGATCGGCTTCGCCGAGTTGCCGTCCCCGCAACACCACGCCTCGCGTCTTATAGGCGCGCGGCTGCGTCAGTCTCCTCCGCTTCCGGCGCCTGCGCCATTGCGCCGTTGGTGTAAACGCGAACCGCCAGAATTCGCCGCCCTCGCGTGCGGTCGACCCGCAAGCGCGTATGGTCGGCCCCTTCGATCTCCTCGCCCTCCTTGGGAAGGCGCCCGAAAAGGCCGACCGTATATCCGCCTATCGTCTCAAAATCTTCGGTCGGCAGCTGGGTTCCGAGTTTCGCGTTGACGTCTTCGATGTTCGTGCCGGCTTCGACGACCGCTTCGTTTCCGGAAACGACCGAGATCGACTCTTGCTCGTCCTCGTCGTGCTCGTCTCGAATCTCACCCACGATCTCCTCGAGCAAGTCTTCCATCGTCACGAGCCCGGCGGTGCCGCCATATTCGTCGACGACGATCGCAAGCGAGAATTTATCGCGCTGCATCTCGCGCAGCAAGTCCGCGATTTTTTTCATCTCAGGAACGTGAACGACCGGACGCATCAGCGACCGCACGTTGGCGTGCGCGAGCGAACCATTGGCGAGCGCGACGAGCAGCTCGCGGTCGTGAATGACGCCGACGATATCGTCTTTGGATTCCTGATAGACCGGCAGCTTTGAATATCCCTCAGCGACGACGACGTCGAGCACGCGGCGGGGCGAATCGTCCACCGAGACGGCGACCATCTCGGGCCGCGGCTTCATGACCTCGCGCACGATCGTATCGCCAAACTCCATCACCGAATGGATGAGCTCTCGCTCTTGTTCTTCGATTACTCGCTGCTCGGCGCCGACGTTGACGAGCGCGCGAATATCTTCTTCGGTCACGTACGGCCGGTGCGCGTGCTTCACGCCGAACAATCGAAGGATGAGGTCGGTGGTCACTTGGAACGTTCGCGCGACCGGCGTGAGCAGCGACGCCGCATAGCGCATCGGCAGCGCCAATCGCAGCGCCCAACGTTCGCTATCGCCGGTCGCCACGGTCTTAGGCACGATTTCGCCAAAGAGCAGAAACACCACGGCCATGACCGCGGTTGAAATGACGGCGCCCGACGGAATCCCGAGCTTTAGCGCGATGTACGTTGCGAGCGAATCGGCGGCCAGCAACACGATCGTGTTTCCAACCAAGATGGCGGTAAGAAAGCGCATCTTATCGTCGACAAGCCGCTGAAGGTTCACCGATCCCTTGACGCGTCGCTCGGCGATTGCGCGGGCCCGTAAGCGCGAGATGGAGACGAGCGCTGCCTCGGAGGCGGCGAAGAAGCCCGCCAATAGGACGAGGACGACCAGCGCGGCGATCTCGTAAGGGAGGGCTTCGGGACTCCTAGGGACCGGGTCCGTGTTCAAATCGGCGCCATTATAGCACAACGTGAGGGCGCACTAGCACGTAGATCGCCAGGGCGCTCAGCGTGCCGAGAACCGCTCCCCAAAAAACCTCGAATGGACGATGGATTCGCGCTTCAACCCGGCTCTGCGCGACGAGGAAGGCGATAAAGTACGCCAGGATCGCTGCCAGAGGCTTCTGATAGAAGAATGCCAGCATCGTGGCGCCGGCAAAGGCCAACGCGGTATGGCCTGAGACGGCCCCGCCCTGCAGCGCCGATCCCCGGCCGACCCAGGCCTTAGCGAAAACGGTGGCGATGGCGACGACCGCCAAACAAATAAGGGCGACGTTCGCGGGCACCGACTGCACCGCGGCGAAGACGCGTTCGCCGCCGCTAATGATCCCCTGATACAGGATCAAGTAGCCCGCAAGCGCCGCACCGATCGCCGCGATCAAGACCGCGCCGGCCGCGGCATCCTTCGCGCTCTTTGCCAGCGGATGGTGCGCAACCGTGAGCAGATCGACGATCGCCTCGACCGCCGTGTTCATCAGCTCGAGGCTCAGTACGAGCGCGACCAACGCGATGGTAGCGACGACGTAATAACGGTCGAGGCGAAGAATGAGCGTCGCCAACAGCACCAGCGCGGCAATGAGAAAATGCACGCGCATGTTCGGCTCGCTGCGCGTGGCGTAGATAATTCCTTCGAATGCATGGTGGAACGACCGTAAGAAACGGCTCTGATCGATCGGCAGATAGTGCGGCGGTCGTTTACCGCGATCGTCGACCGGCTGTTGCATCAACCGTTCCGCCCATACGGCCACGGCAGTGCGATTGCCTGGGCGAGACGCCGTTCTTCCCGCCGCATCATCCGCCGCTCGGCCGGCTCGATATGATCGTGCCCCTGGAGATGAAGCAACCCGTGAATGAGCAACCGGTAGAGCTCAGATTGCAACGAAGCGTCGTACGCCTTGGCTTGACGTTGGGCCGTCTCTACCGAGATGACGACGTCGCCCAGCAACCGTTCGCGGACGAGCGGCTCGCTGTCGCCCGCCAGCGGAAAGCTGAGGACGTCGGTTGCGGCATCCTTTCCGCGATACTCGCGATTGAGCGTACGAATCTCCTCGTCGGCCACCAAGGTCAGCGAAAGTGCGTCGTCCTTTTCAGCGGCGACGGCGAGCAACCGTTGTGCAGTCGCGACCAGCGCGCGCCCGTTGACGCCGCTGCGCCGAACGCCGTTGCGATAGTAAATCATAGGGAGGGGGCGCCGGCGTACGCGCGGACAATTTTCGCGACGAGGGGGTGGCGCACGACGTCGGTTTCGTCGAATTCAACGACGCCAACTTCGTCGATACCGGCAAGCCGCGACGCGGCGGTGCGCAGACCGCTGCGTTGTCCCGACGGCAGGTCGATCTGCGTCACGTCGCCGGTAACCACCATTTTCGAGCCGCTGCCCAGTCGCGTCAAGAACATCTTGAGCTGATCGTCGGTCGCGTTTTGTGCTTCGTCGAGAATGACGAACGCGTCGGAAAGGGTGCGCCCGCGCATATATGCGAGCGGCGCGATCTCGAGCGTTCCCCGTTCGATATATTTGTTGACTTGCGAATCCTCGAGCATCTCTGCGAGAACGTCGAAGAGCGGTCGCATATAGGGATCGAACTTTTCGCGAAGGTCGCCCGGGAGAAATCCGAGCCTTTCGCCCGCCTCCACGGCGGGCCGCGAGAGGATCACCCGCGTTACCTCGTGTTTTTTGAGCGCTCGCACGGCCATGACCACGGCGAGGTAGGTCTTCCCCGTACCAGCCGGGCCGATTCCAAACGTTAGCGTCGCTTCGTCGATCGAATGCACGAAACGCCGCTGCCCTGCGGTACGCGGGCGGACTTCACGGCCACGATGATTCCGAAGGAGGGTCGCGGGCACGGGCGCACTGCGGTCGCCGCCCGTATCGGACATTGCGAGCGTTACGTCCTCAGGCGTGATGTGCGCCCCTCCGACCGCGGCATCGAGGATGCGCCGGATAACGGCCTCCGCCCGGGCCACCGCATCGTCCGCCCCGGCAAGCACCAAGCGATCGCCGTCGGTCCGCACCGCGACGCCGAGCGTCGATTCAATGGCGGAGAGATTGCGATCGTACTCTCCAAAAAGCCGGACGCGGTCGAGCAGTGCGCCAAGATCGACGGATCGGGTCAAGCACGGGACCTATTCGTCGCGAAGCGCCAGGGGCTTTCCGAGAACCTCGGCCGCGAGGACGGCCTGCACCAGAGCGCGGCGATCGCCGAAGAAACGCCTCGGCCGGCGTGGCGGCTCCGGCGGCGGCTCAATGCTACCCGGCGGCGACGACCGTCGCGGGGCGGCAGCCGGCGCTACAACCGGCGCTGGGGGCGGGGTCATGACGGCGGGCGAAGGCCGCGGAACCTGGCGTAGACGGCTCGCGGGCGCTTGGCGCAGCTGCGCCTGCTTACGCAGACTGGAAACCATGCTTCCGATCACGCCGACGATCAGCAGCACGATCCAAACTACCATGCCGATATCGCGCACGAAGGTTACTTCTGAATCGGGCCGGTGATTGGCGGCTGCTGCTGCGCGTCGGTCTGCGCCTCGGTTGACGTGCCGATCGCGCCGCGCATCTCCGTATCGGCCTGCACGTTCTTGAGCCGATAGTAATCCATAACGCCGAGGTTGCCCCGAACGAACGCTTGGGCAATCGCCTGGGGAATGGCAGCCTCCGCCTCGACCACCTTGGCGCGCATCGCTTGAGTCTCGGCTTTCTGTTCTTGTTCGGCCGCCAAGGCCGCATATTGCCGCTCCGCGGCTTTCGCCTGAGCGATCCGGCGGTCGGCTTCGGCCTGACTCGTCTGCAACTCGGCGCCGATATTTTTACCGACGTCCACGTCGGCAATGTCGATCGAAACGATTTCGAACGCCGTCCCCGCATCGAGACCTTTTGCCAGCACCGTCTTGCTGATCCGATCGGGATACTCCAGCACTTCTTTGTGATCGATCGCCGCGCCGACGGCGGAAACGACACCTTCGCCGACCCGCGCTACGATCGTTGGCTCGCCGGCTCCCCCGACGTATCGATCCAAATTGCTTCGCACGGTAATTCGCGCCTTGACGTTGAGCTGAATACCGTTTTGAGCGACGCCTTGGAAGATGGGCGTTTCGATCACTTTGGGAGTCACCGACGTCTGCAACGCTTCGAGGACGTTGCGCCCCGCCAAATCGATCGCCGCAGCGCGCTGCCATTCGAGTGGAATTTGGGCGCGCTGAGCTGCGATCATTGCCAAGGTAACGTTCTCGACGTTTCCGCCGGCGAGATAATGCGACTGCATTTGATCGACCGTAAGATTGAGACCGGCTTTACGCGCTCGCACGTAGTTGGTGACGATGATACCCGGCGGTATCCCGATCAGGCGCATGCGCACAAGGGCGACGATACCGAGCGGAACGCCAGCCGCAATCGTTCGAATCCACAGACCGATCGGAAAATAGTAGAGAAACGCGAAGAACGCGATAACGGCGATCACGAAGATGATCGCGCCGCTGACGGCTATCATGAGGTCTGCTCCTATCCTGAGACCGGCTCGACGAATATGCGCGCGCCCTCGACGCGCACGACGCGAATGGGTGTTCCTTGCGCGATGAACTCACCCTCGGTAAGCACGTCGACGCGACGGCCTTCGATGGAAGCGATTCCCGCCGGACGCAGGTAGCTCGCTGCGGTACCGGCACGTCCGCGCAAATCTCGATAGTCACCGCTCGCCACATACTCCGGACCCTGGGCGGCCGCGAGCGCCAGCCGGTGCGCCCAAGCATTCTGCGGCACGGCGCGCACTGCGAGCGTAAAGGCAATGACGGTCAGGACGATCGCCGTCGCAATCGTTTCTATGCCCACAAAGAAGAATGGCATGCCGAACGCAAAGAGCACCGCCGCCAGCAGCGCCCCCACGCCGAGTATGCCGGGCAAGCCATGACCCGGGACGACGTGTAACTCCCAGAGGATCCCCAAGAGTCCGAGAATGGCCAGCACGATCACGAAGCCATTCGAAAAACCGGCGTAGACGTGGCTTCCGAAGAACAATGCGAAGGCGCCGATGCCGACGATGCCCGCGATGCCGTGCATCGTTTGCATCTCGATCAGGAGCCCAAGCATTCCGATGCTCAAGAGCAGCCCGCTGACGATGGGATCGGTCGCAAACCGCGCGATGCTCTCGGCCCAGGAAAACTCTTCGACCACTCGGGGAGCGCCCGCGAGATGGAGTTGCATCAGCGCTAGGTCGAGCGTGGGCGCGGTGCCCGAGGCAATTCCCGAACGAACGGCGTCGTCGGTATTGAGCGTCAGAATCGAGCCCGATCGCTTATACTGCGCGACGTCCACGTTCTTATCCACCATCGCCGCGGCCAGCTTTGGGTCGCGATGATTTCGCAGCGCCGTCGATTCGAACTCGGCCCGTAGGGCCGATATCGTTTTGACCGTCGCGGGAATCGGTTCGGCTGCGCCAATCGACGCCCCAGGCGCCATGATGATGCGACTTGCCGTCAGCGATATGAGCGCCGCCGCGGAATAGGCGCGCTCGCCGACGTACGCATCGACCGGCTCCTGTGCCGAAAAAAGCGCGTCGCGAATGCGAAACGCCGCATCGACGAGTCCGCCGGGACTATTGACGTCGAGCACGATCGCCTGCGCGTGCTGCTGATTTGCTTGCTCGACCGAACGCTCCACGAGGTGCGCCATGCCGGCGTCGACCGTTCCTGTGATCGGCACGACCACGATGGGGCGCGCCGGCGACTGGGCTAACGCCAGCCCCGTGAGCCCGAACAGCACCAACCAGAACCAGAGGCAGGTCCGCGCTCGCACTACCATGTCGTGAACTACCGGAGGGCGGCGCCCGGAGTTACGTTTGGGCGGCAACTAGCCCGATGAAAGCAGCTCGGTCACGATCTGACGCACGAGATTTCCGTCGGCCTGACCTTTGAGCTGCGGCATGACGACTTTCATCACCGAGCCCGCGTTGCGCGATGCCGGCGGCAGCTCGGCCAAGACGCTCTGAGCGATCTCGCGGATTTCGGCAGCGGATCGTTGGGCCGGCAGATAGGCGAGCAGAATTTCGCGCTCGCGGCGCTCCTTATCGGCCAGATCCACACGCCCGGCCCGCTCGAACTCCGCGAGCGAATCACCACGCTGCTTCACCAGACGACCCACCACCTCGAGTTCCTCGGCATCGGATACGTCGCGGCCGCTCTCTGTGCGCTTGTAGGTAAAACCGGAGAGCACGGAGCGGAGCGTATCGAGGCGCAATTGGTCGCGCGCGCGCATCGCATCTTTCAAATCCGAGCCGATGCGATCTTTGAGCGATCCCACGAAGAGAGCTTACGCGCGGCGCTTGCGCGCTGCAGCAGATTTCTTCTTGCGGCGAACGCTCGGCTTTTCGTAGTGCTCGTGCTTGCGCGCTTCCGCTAGAATACCCGCCTTTTGGGTGGCCTTCTTAAAGCGCCGCAGCGCGCTCTCAATCGTTTCGCCTGGAGCGATGCGAACTTCCATTTATTGACGACCCCCCTTTCGGCGCGCTTCTTCCCAAAGGTCGGAAGCACGAAAAATTAGGCCCAGTTGGGCCTGCGACCAGGTTAACATAGCGCGAGTCGAGCGTCAAATCAACGAACGCCGAACGGTTCCTTACCCGGGCGGCCACGCCATGCGGCGTCCGGCGAGCACGTGCACGTGGACGTGCCCGACCGTCTGACCGCCGTCGGTACCGGTGTTCACGACCAAGCGAAATCCGCTCTCGCTGCATCGCACGCCCAAGGTGGAGGCCACACTCATCAATCGTGCGGTCAGCGGGCCATTCTCTGCCGCTTCGACGACCGTGTCGTGGTGCGCGAGCGGCAGCACGAGCAGATGCGTCGGTGCCTGCGGATTGAGATCTTCGATCGCGACCACGGCCTCGTCGCGATAGACTTCTTTCGCTGCGACCTCGCGGGCGCCGATCTTGCAGAAGATGCAATCTTCCATCAGCGCGTCCGAATGCTGAAACTCCACGATTTGGTCGTCGTGTTTCCGGCTTGATCGGCAACGCGAACGGTGACGCGTATGGGGCCGTCGGGGTAGCTGTACGAAGGCAGATATTGAATGAACTGCGTCGTGCGCACGCACTCCGACGTTACGTCCCGCCCGTCGATCCAGAGTAGCGCGCTCGATGGATTGACGGGCACCGCGTCCGAAGCAAAGCTCGCGTAAACGGCCGGACGATTCGTATTAATCGTGCTGCCAGCGTCCGGCGCAAAATCGGATATGCCTGGCCCGACGCTCGAGGCAGAGATCGTTTGCGGGGCCGGCGCCTGGGCGGTTGCGACTCCGAGCGTCAAGTGCCCAATCAAGGCCACGTCGTCGAAGTTTGCGCCGC
This Candidatus Eremiobacterota bacterium DNA region includes the following protein-coding sequences:
- a CDS encoding nodulation protein NfeD, with the protein product MVVRARTCLWFWLVLFGLTGLALAQSPARPIVVVPITGTVDAGMAHLVERSVEQANQQHAQAIVLDVNSPGGLVDAAFRIRDALFSAQEPVDAYVGERAYSAAALISLTASRIIMAPGASIGAAEPIPATVKTISALRAEFESTALRNHRDPKLAAAMVDKNVDVAQYKRSGSILTLNTDDAVRSGIASGTAPTLDLALMQLHLAGAPRVVEEFSWAESIARFATDPIVSGLLLSIGMLGLLIEMQTMHGIAGIVGIGAFALFFGSHVYAGFSNGFVIVLAILGLLGILWELHVVPGHGLPGILGVGALLAAVLFAFGMPFFFVGIETIATAIVLTVIAFTLAVRAVPQNAWAHRLALAAAQGPEYVASGDYRDLRGRAGTAASYLRPAGIASIEGRRVDVLTEGEFIAQGTPIRVVRVEGARIFVEPVSG
- a CDS encoding GatB/YqeY domain-containing protein, coding for MGSLKDRIGSDLKDAMRARDQLRLDTLRSVLSGFTYKRTESGRDVSDAEELEVVGRLVKQRGDSLAEFERAGRVDLADKERREREILLAYLPAQRSAAEIREIAQSVLAELPPASRNAGSVMKVVMPQLKGQADGNLVRQIVTELLSSG
- a CDS encoding 30S ribosomal protein S21, translating into MEVRIAPGETIESALRRFKKATQKAGILAEARKHEHYEKPSVRRKKKSAAARKRRA
- a CDS encoding HIT domain-containing protein, yielding MEDCIFCKIGAREVAAKEVYRDEAVVAIEDLNPQAPTHLLVLPLAHHDTVVEAAENGPLTARLMSVASTLGVRCSESGFRLVVNTGTDGGQTVGHVHVHVLAGRRMAWPPG